A window of the Chanodichthys erythropterus isolate Z2021 chromosome 21, ASM2448905v1, whole genome shotgun sequence genome harbors these coding sequences:
- the kdm4aa gene encoding lysine-specific demethylase 4A isoform X2, with product MASDSVSQSSQSPAIRIMTFHPTKEEFKDFNRYIAHMESQGAHRAGMAKVVPPKGWKPRRTYDDIDDLVIPAPIQQVVTGQSGLFTQYNIQKKPMTVREFRKTANTDKFCNPRYADFDELERKFWKNLTFNPPLYGADVSGTLYDPDVTEWNIGHLNTILDTVERESGITIKGVNTPYLYFGMWKSTFAWHTEDMDLYSINYLHFGEPKSWYVVPPEHGKRLERLAKGFFPGSAQSCEAFLRHKMTLISPSILRKYGIPFEKVTQEAGQFIVTFPYGYHAGFNHGFNCAESTNFATQRWIDYGKLATLCSCRKDMVKISMDVFVRKFQPERYKLWKAGKDNAPIDHSKPTPEVSELPTDGKTESEKGELSDSSKADTREERGEAETGEEKKANTDGGEEDSAEILSGKEVKKETDGGKEKTEAQTKELDVEEKKPVVDEEPSSTSEQINSSPKQNVGQKRLRPSTGNEAKDDNQVNVEEEEVEKKKAKLSQTETGDEKEQSISADPGDVKAEETMETDTPPPQQQENQAPPYTEAEPSPSNPTSSSDITMQQRDDVTLSEPNDVTSSSQSTNCIGDDVALSSDASQSGHVTQSCDVQSKPNDITPNSDPTTELTDAQPSDVTPHSCSNDISAADITPLVSVTSSISSQHSINSAPTCDVPSEPSNSTISTISPSPCEPGINSALTCDVQSEPSNSIINTVSPSPCEPGINSAPTCEVQSEPSNSTINTIGPSPCEPGINSTLTCDVQSEPSNSIINTVSPSPCEPGINSAPTCDVQSEPSNSTINTIGPSPCEPGINSTPTCDVQSEPSNSTINPISPCESGINSAPTCDVQSEPSNSTINTISPCESGINSAPTCDVQSEPSNSFINTINPSPCEPDINSAPTCDVQSEPSNSPKHEPCINSALTYDVITESSSSTINPKLAESRCSSASVGSSPVCLPAVQHIFQRTLSPAEVLHVHSYAKGDYSDPEPRSRHERYRDSDSDSDSQEDIKKEDERPVEAQHRLPRLPRHHPLMKDSISDEELQDQAASEEDGLDGEAWARPLNQLWQNRPYNPEREREYNREMGLLPPYCAVCMLFQAHQRSEGGESEPAVVLPGGQIRTKPLIPERCFTTTTEDSADVQPFTPHLEEDGTSLLISCSLCGVRVHTSCYGVAPLRISKDWKCARCKSNAFAESCCLCSLRGGALHRANNGKWVHVLCAVAVLEARFVNITERSPVDLSGIPLQRFKLKCYYCKRRMKKTSGCCVQCSHGRCPTSYHPTCAQAAGVIMHPDNWPFVVYVTCCRHKGPVQSERNKAAMRELSVGQKVICKHKNGRYYQCEVIQLTKETFYEVNFDDGSFSDNLFPEDIVNRDCAQLGPPPQGEVVQVRWTDGLVYGAKFVAAHVIQMYQVEFEDGSQLTTKRDDVYTLDEELPKRVKSRLSKASDMRFDGMFGEKKVQESKRQRVINSRYRGDYIEPVIYRAIME from the exons ATGGCTTCGGACTCGGTCTCTCAAAGCTCCCAGAGTCCTGCCATCAGGATCATGACCTTTCATCCCACAAAAGAGGAGTTCAAAGACTTCAACAGATACATTGCACATATGGAGTCGCAGGGGGCTCACAGAGCCGGGATGGCAAAG GTGGTGCCACCAAAGGGTTGGAAGCCCCGGCGCACATATGATGACATTGATGATCTGGTGATTCCCGCCCCTATTCAACAGGTTGTCACTGGCCAATCCGGTCTCTTCACTCAGTATAACATCCAGAAGAAGCCAATGACAGTCCGCGAGTTCCGCAAAACAGCCAACACAGACAA GTTCTGTAATCCCAGATATGCTGATTTTGATGAACTGGAGAGAAAATTCTGGAAGAATTTAACATTCAATCCACCATTATATGGAGCAGATGTCAGTGGAACCCTCTACGATCCA GACGTGACGGAGTGGAATATTGGTCATCTCAACACTATTTTGGACACcgtggagagagagagtggaATCACAATCAAAGGAGTAAACACTCCATATCTTTATTTCGGGATGTGGAAGAGCACATTCGCTTGGCACACAGAGGACATGGATCTCTACAGCATTAACTACCTTCACTTTGGAGAACCCAAGTCCTG GTACGTTGTGCCTCCAGAGCATGGGAAAAGATTGGAGCGTCTTGCTAAAG GATTTTTTCCTGGAAGCGCCCAAAGTTGTGAAGCCTTCTTGCGACACAAAATGACTTTAATTTCACCGTCAATTCTGAGGAAGTATGGAATACCCTTTGAGAAG GTCACACAGGAAGCAGGTCAGTTCATTGTGACCTTCCCATATGGATATCACGCTGGGTTTAACCATGGCTTCAACTGTGCAGAATCCACCAACTTTGCCACACAGCGCTGGATAGATTATGGCAAGCTGGCAACATTA TGTTCCTGCCGGAAGGACATGGTGAAGATATCCATGGATGTGTTTGTTCGCAAGTTCCAACCAGAACGTTATAAACTTTGGAAAGCAGGAAAGGACAATGCGCCCATTGACCACTCAAAGCCCACACCAGAGGTGTCAGAGCTCCCGACAGACGGAAAGACGGAGAGCGAGAAGGGAGAGCTCAGTGATAGCAGCAAAGCAGATACGCGGGAGGAGAGAGGAGAAGCAGAGACTGGAGAAGAGAAGAAAGCTAACACGGACGGTGGAGAGGAAGACAGCGCAGAAATATTGTCTGGGAAGGAGGTGAAAAAAGAAACAGATGGTGGAAAGGAGAAAACAGAAGCACAGACAAAAGAGCTGGACGTAGAGGAGAAAAAGCCTGTTGTTGACGAAGAACCGAGCAGCACATCAGAGCAAATCAACAG CAGCCCAAAGCAGAACGTGGGGCAGAAGAGGCTCAGACCCAGCACTGGCAATGAAGCAAAAGATGACAATCAAGTGAATGTAGAAGAGGAGGAAGTTGAGAAAAAGAAAGCCAAACTCAGCCAGACTGAGACAGGTGACGAGAAAGAACAATCCATCTCCGCTGATCCAG GTGATGTTAAAGCTGAAGAGACCATGGAGACAGACACGCCTCCTCCACAGCAGCAAGAGAATCAAGCCCCTCCTTACACGGAGGCAGAGCCCTCGCCATCAAACCCCACCTCCAGCAGTGACATTACAATGCAGCAAAGAGATGACGTCACTCTCTCTGAACCTAACGATGTCACCTCATCCTCACAATCCACAAACTGCATCGGTGATGATGTGGCTCTGAGCAGTGATGCCTCTCAGTCTGGGCATGTCACTCAAAGCTGTGACGTTCAAAGCAAGCCCAACGACATCACTCCAAACAGTGATCCGACAACTGAGCTTACTGATGCTCAGCCAAGTGACGTCACGCCCCATTCCTGTTCCAATGACATCTCTGCCGCTGACATCACTCCCCTCGTATCTGTAACCAGCAGTATCTCCTCTCAGCACAGCATTAACTCCGCCCCCACTTGTGATGTCCCATCAGAACCCAGCAACAGCACAATAAGCACCATCAGCCCTAGTCCATGTGAGCCTGGCATTAACTCCGCCCTCACCTGTGATGTCCAATCAGAACCCAGCAACAGCATTATAAACACCGTCAGCCCTAGTCCATGTGAGCCTGGCATTAACTCCGCCCCCACTTGTGAAGTCCAATCAGAACCCAGCAACAGCACAATAAACACCATCGGCCCTAGTCCATGTGAGCCTGGCATTAACTCCACCCTCACCTGTGATGTCCAATCAGAACCCAGCAACAGCATTATAAATACCGTCAGCCCTAGTCCATGTGAGCCTGGCATTAACTCCGCCCCCACTTGTGATGTCCAATCAGAACCCAGCAACAGCACAATAAACACCATCGGCCCTAGTCCATGTGAGCCTGGCATTAACTCCACCCCAACCTGTGATGTCCAATCAGAACCCAGCAACAGCACTATAAACCCCATCAGCCCATGTGAGTCTGGCATTAACTCCGCCCCCACCTGTGATGTCCAATCAGAACCCAGCAACAGCACTATAAACACCATCAGCCCATGTGAGTCTGGCATTAACTCCGCCCCCACCTGTGATGTCCAATCAGAACCCAGCAACAGCTTTATAAACACCATCAACCCTAGTCCATGTGAGCCTGACATTAACTCCGCCCCTACCTGTGATGTCCAATCAGAACCCAGCAACAGCCCTAAACACGAGCCCTGCATTAACTCAGCCCTCACATATGATGTCATCACAGAATCCAGCAGCAGCACCATCAATCCTAAGCTTGCAGAATCACGGTGTAGCTCTGCGTCAGTGGGCAGTAGTCCGGTGTGTCTGCCCGCAGTCCAGCACATCTTCCAGAGAACGCTGAGCCCTGCAGAGGTACTGCATGTCCACAGCTACGCTAAGGGAGATTACAGCGATCCCGAGCCACGCAGTCGGCATGAGAGATACAGAGACAGCGACTCTGATAGCGATTCTCAAGAGGACATTAAG AAAGAAGATGAACGTCCAGTGGAAGCTCAGCACAGACTTCCCAGACTCCCCAGGCACCATCCTCTGATGAAGGACAGCATCAGTGATGAAG AGCTGCAGGATCAGGCTGCATCAGAGGAGGACGGACTGGACGGGGAGGCCTGGGCGCGACCTTTGAACCAGCTGTGGCAGAACAGACCCTATAAtccagaaagagagagagagtacaaCAGAGAGATGGGTCTGTTGCCTCCATACTGCGCTGTGTGCATGCTCTTTCAGGCACATCAGCGG tCTGAAGGGGGCGAGAGTGAGCCGGCCGTGGTGCTGCCCGGGGGTCAGATAAGGACAAAGCCTCTGATTCCAGAGAGATGTTTCACCACAACCACAGAGGACAGTGCAGATGTCCAGCCGTTCACACCTCACCTGGAGGAGGATGGTACCAGCCTGCTCATCAGCTGCTCCCTATGTGGTGTCCGTGTGCACACCA GTTGTTACGGTGTGGCCCCTCTGAGAATTTCCAAAGACTGGAAATGTGCCCGCTGTAAATCCAATGCCTTCGCCGAG AGTTGCTGTCTATGTTCGTTGAGAGGAGGAGCATTACACAGAGCCAATAATGGCAA ATGGGTTCACGTCCTGTGTGCGGTGGCAGTGCTAGAAGCTCGCTTTGTGAACATCACTGAACGATCGCCCGTGGATCTCAGTGGCATTCCCTTACAGAGATTCAAACTG AAATGCTACTACTGCAAACGGCGGATGAAGAAAACGTCAGGCTGTTGTGTGCAGTGTTCTCATGGTCGCTGCCCCACCTCATACCACCCAACCTGCGCACAGGCTGCGGGCGTCATCATGCACCCGGACAACTGGCCCTTCGTCGTCTATGTCACCTGTTGCCGCCACAAAGGGCCTGTACAATCAGAG CGTAATAAAGCAGCCATGCGAGAGCTCAGCGTGGGTCAGAAGGTCATCTGCAAGCACAAAAATGGACGCTATTACCAGTGTGAAGTCATACAGCTGACAAAAGAGACATTTTATGAGGTCAACTTTGACGATGGCTCCTTCAGTGATAACCTTTTCCCAGAGGACATTGTG AACCGAGACTGCGCTCAGCTGGGTCCGCCACCACAGGGTGAAGTGGTTCAGGTCCGATGGACGGATGGTCTTGTCTATGGAGCCAAATTCGTGGCAGCTCATGTCATTCAGATGTACCAG GTGGAGTTTGAGGACGGATCGCAGCTGACTACTAAGAGAGATGACGTCTACACCCTAGATGAAGAGCTGCCCAAGAGGGTCAAATCTCGTCTG TCCAAGGCCTCAGACATGCGTTTTGATGGGATGTTTGGAGAGAAGAAGGTTCAGGAGAGCAAGAGACAGCGAGTGATCAACTCCAGGTACAGAGGGGACTACATCGAACCCGTCATCTACCGAGCCATCATGGAGTAG
- the kdm4aa gene encoding lysine-specific demethylase 4A isoform X1: MASDSVSQSSQSPAIRIMTFHPTKEEFKDFNRYIAHMESQGAHRAGMAKVVPPKGWKPRRTYDDIDDLVIPAPIQQVVTGQSGLFTQYNIQKKPMTVREFRKTANTDKFCNPRYADFDELERKFWKNLTFNPPLYGADVSGTLYDPDVTEWNIGHLNTILDTVERESGITIKGVNTPYLYFGMWKSTFAWHTEDMDLYSINYLHFGEPKSWYVVPPEHGKRLERLAKGFFPGSAQSCEAFLRHKMTLISPSILRKYGIPFEKVTQEAGQFIVTFPYGYHAGFNHGFNCAESTNFATQRWIDYGKLATLCSCRKDMVKISMDVFVRKFQPERYKLWKAGKDNAPIDHSKPTPEVSELPTDGKTESEKGELSDSSKADTREERGEAETGEEKKANTDGGEEDSAEILSGKEVKKETDGGKEKTEAQTKELDVEEKKPVVDEEPSSTSEQINSSSPKQNVGQKRLRPSTGNEAKDDNQVNVEEEEVEKKKAKLSQTETGDEKEQSISADPGDVKAEETMETDTPPPQQQENQAPPYTEAEPSPSNPTSSSDITMQQRDDVTLSEPNDVTSSSQSTNCIGDDVALSSDASQSGHVTQSCDVQSKPNDITPNSDPTTELTDAQPSDVTPHSCSNDISAADITPLVSVTSSISSQHSINSAPTCDVPSEPSNSTISTISPSPCEPGINSALTCDVQSEPSNSIINTVSPSPCEPGINSAPTCEVQSEPSNSTINTIGPSPCEPGINSTLTCDVQSEPSNSIINTVSPSPCEPGINSAPTCDVQSEPSNSTINTIGPSPCEPGINSTPTCDVQSEPSNSTINPISPCESGINSAPTCDVQSEPSNSTINTISPCESGINSAPTCDVQSEPSNSFINTINPSPCEPDINSAPTCDVQSEPSNSPKHEPCINSALTYDVITESSSSTINPKLAESRCSSASVGSSPVCLPAVQHIFQRTLSPAEVLHVHSYAKGDYSDPEPRSRHERYRDSDSDSDSQEDIKKEDERPVEAQHRLPRLPRHHPLMKDSISDEELQDQAASEEDGLDGEAWARPLNQLWQNRPYNPEREREYNREMGLLPPYCAVCMLFQAHQRSEGGESEPAVVLPGGQIRTKPLIPERCFTTTTEDSADVQPFTPHLEEDGTSLLISCSLCGVRVHTSCYGVAPLRISKDWKCARCKSNAFAESCCLCSLRGGALHRANNGKWVHVLCAVAVLEARFVNITERSPVDLSGIPLQRFKLKCYYCKRRMKKTSGCCVQCSHGRCPTSYHPTCAQAAGVIMHPDNWPFVVYVTCCRHKGPVQSERNKAAMRELSVGQKVICKHKNGRYYQCEVIQLTKETFYEVNFDDGSFSDNLFPEDIVNRDCAQLGPPPQGEVVQVRWTDGLVYGAKFVAAHVIQMYQVEFEDGSQLTTKRDDVYTLDEELPKRVKSRLSKASDMRFDGMFGEKKVQESKRQRVINSRYRGDYIEPVIYRAIME; the protein is encoded by the exons ATGGCTTCGGACTCGGTCTCTCAAAGCTCCCAGAGTCCTGCCATCAGGATCATGACCTTTCATCCCACAAAAGAGGAGTTCAAAGACTTCAACAGATACATTGCACATATGGAGTCGCAGGGGGCTCACAGAGCCGGGATGGCAAAG GTGGTGCCACCAAAGGGTTGGAAGCCCCGGCGCACATATGATGACATTGATGATCTGGTGATTCCCGCCCCTATTCAACAGGTTGTCACTGGCCAATCCGGTCTCTTCACTCAGTATAACATCCAGAAGAAGCCAATGACAGTCCGCGAGTTCCGCAAAACAGCCAACACAGACAA GTTCTGTAATCCCAGATATGCTGATTTTGATGAACTGGAGAGAAAATTCTGGAAGAATTTAACATTCAATCCACCATTATATGGAGCAGATGTCAGTGGAACCCTCTACGATCCA GACGTGACGGAGTGGAATATTGGTCATCTCAACACTATTTTGGACACcgtggagagagagagtggaATCACAATCAAAGGAGTAAACACTCCATATCTTTATTTCGGGATGTGGAAGAGCACATTCGCTTGGCACACAGAGGACATGGATCTCTACAGCATTAACTACCTTCACTTTGGAGAACCCAAGTCCTG GTACGTTGTGCCTCCAGAGCATGGGAAAAGATTGGAGCGTCTTGCTAAAG GATTTTTTCCTGGAAGCGCCCAAAGTTGTGAAGCCTTCTTGCGACACAAAATGACTTTAATTTCACCGTCAATTCTGAGGAAGTATGGAATACCCTTTGAGAAG GTCACACAGGAAGCAGGTCAGTTCATTGTGACCTTCCCATATGGATATCACGCTGGGTTTAACCATGGCTTCAACTGTGCAGAATCCACCAACTTTGCCACACAGCGCTGGATAGATTATGGCAAGCTGGCAACATTA TGTTCCTGCCGGAAGGACATGGTGAAGATATCCATGGATGTGTTTGTTCGCAAGTTCCAACCAGAACGTTATAAACTTTGGAAAGCAGGAAAGGACAATGCGCCCATTGACCACTCAAAGCCCACACCAGAGGTGTCAGAGCTCCCGACAGACGGAAAGACGGAGAGCGAGAAGGGAGAGCTCAGTGATAGCAGCAAAGCAGATACGCGGGAGGAGAGAGGAGAAGCAGAGACTGGAGAAGAGAAGAAAGCTAACACGGACGGTGGAGAGGAAGACAGCGCAGAAATATTGTCTGGGAAGGAGGTGAAAAAAGAAACAGATGGTGGAAAGGAGAAAACAGAAGCACAGACAAAAGAGCTGGACGTAGAGGAGAAAAAGCCTGTTGTTGACGAAGAACCGAGCAGCACATCAGAGCAAATCAACAG CAGCAGCCCAAAGCAGAACGTGGGGCAGAAGAGGCTCAGACCCAGCACTGGCAATGAAGCAAAAGATGACAATCAAGTGAATGTAGAAGAGGAGGAAGTTGAGAAAAAGAAAGCCAAACTCAGCCAGACTGAGACAGGTGACGAGAAAGAACAATCCATCTCCGCTGATCCAG GTGATGTTAAAGCTGAAGAGACCATGGAGACAGACACGCCTCCTCCACAGCAGCAAGAGAATCAAGCCCCTCCTTACACGGAGGCAGAGCCCTCGCCATCAAACCCCACCTCCAGCAGTGACATTACAATGCAGCAAAGAGATGACGTCACTCTCTCTGAACCTAACGATGTCACCTCATCCTCACAATCCACAAACTGCATCGGTGATGATGTGGCTCTGAGCAGTGATGCCTCTCAGTCTGGGCATGTCACTCAAAGCTGTGACGTTCAAAGCAAGCCCAACGACATCACTCCAAACAGTGATCCGACAACTGAGCTTACTGATGCTCAGCCAAGTGACGTCACGCCCCATTCCTGTTCCAATGACATCTCTGCCGCTGACATCACTCCCCTCGTATCTGTAACCAGCAGTATCTCCTCTCAGCACAGCATTAACTCCGCCCCCACTTGTGATGTCCCATCAGAACCCAGCAACAGCACAATAAGCACCATCAGCCCTAGTCCATGTGAGCCTGGCATTAACTCCGCCCTCACCTGTGATGTCCAATCAGAACCCAGCAACAGCATTATAAACACCGTCAGCCCTAGTCCATGTGAGCCTGGCATTAACTCCGCCCCCACTTGTGAAGTCCAATCAGAACCCAGCAACAGCACAATAAACACCATCGGCCCTAGTCCATGTGAGCCTGGCATTAACTCCACCCTCACCTGTGATGTCCAATCAGAACCCAGCAACAGCATTATAAATACCGTCAGCCCTAGTCCATGTGAGCCTGGCATTAACTCCGCCCCCACTTGTGATGTCCAATCAGAACCCAGCAACAGCACAATAAACACCATCGGCCCTAGTCCATGTGAGCCTGGCATTAACTCCACCCCAACCTGTGATGTCCAATCAGAACCCAGCAACAGCACTATAAACCCCATCAGCCCATGTGAGTCTGGCATTAACTCCGCCCCCACCTGTGATGTCCAATCAGAACCCAGCAACAGCACTATAAACACCATCAGCCCATGTGAGTCTGGCATTAACTCCGCCCCCACCTGTGATGTCCAATCAGAACCCAGCAACAGCTTTATAAACACCATCAACCCTAGTCCATGTGAGCCTGACATTAACTCCGCCCCTACCTGTGATGTCCAATCAGAACCCAGCAACAGCCCTAAACACGAGCCCTGCATTAACTCAGCCCTCACATATGATGTCATCACAGAATCCAGCAGCAGCACCATCAATCCTAAGCTTGCAGAATCACGGTGTAGCTCTGCGTCAGTGGGCAGTAGTCCGGTGTGTCTGCCCGCAGTCCAGCACATCTTCCAGAGAACGCTGAGCCCTGCAGAGGTACTGCATGTCCACAGCTACGCTAAGGGAGATTACAGCGATCCCGAGCCACGCAGTCGGCATGAGAGATACAGAGACAGCGACTCTGATAGCGATTCTCAAGAGGACATTAAG AAAGAAGATGAACGTCCAGTGGAAGCTCAGCACAGACTTCCCAGACTCCCCAGGCACCATCCTCTGATGAAGGACAGCATCAGTGATGAAG AGCTGCAGGATCAGGCTGCATCAGAGGAGGACGGACTGGACGGGGAGGCCTGGGCGCGACCTTTGAACCAGCTGTGGCAGAACAGACCCTATAAtccagaaagagagagagagtacaaCAGAGAGATGGGTCTGTTGCCTCCATACTGCGCTGTGTGCATGCTCTTTCAGGCACATCAGCGG tCTGAAGGGGGCGAGAGTGAGCCGGCCGTGGTGCTGCCCGGGGGTCAGATAAGGACAAAGCCTCTGATTCCAGAGAGATGTTTCACCACAACCACAGAGGACAGTGCAGATGTCCAGCCGTTCACACCTCACCTGGAGGAGGATGGTACCAGCCTGCTCATCAGCTGCTCCCTATGTGGTGTCCGTGTGCACACCA GTTGTTACGGTGTGGCCCCTCTGAGAATTTCCAAAGACTGGAAATGTGCCCGCTGTAAATCCAATGCCTTCGCCGAG AGTTGCTGTCTATGTTCGTTGAGAGGAGGAGCATTACACAGAGCCAATAATGGCAA ATGGGTTCACGTCCTGTGTGCGGTGGCAGTGCTAGAAGCTCGCTTTGTGAACATCACTGAACGATCGCCCGTGGATCTCAGTGGCATTCCCTTACAGAGATTCAAACTG AAATGCTACTACTGCAAACGGCGGATGAAGAAAACGTCAGGCTGTTGTGTGCAGTGTTCTCATGGTCGCTGCCCCACCTCATACCACCCAACCTGCGCACAGGCTGCGGGCGTCATCATGCACCCGGACAACTGGCCCTTCGTCGTCTATGTCACCTGTTGCCGCCACAAAGGGCCTGTACAATCAGAG CGTAATAAAGCAGCCATGCGAGAGCTCAGCGTGGGTCAGAAGGTCATCTGCAAGCACAAAAATGGACGCTATTACCAGTGTGAAGTCATACAGCTGACAAAAGAGACATTTTATGAGGTCAACTTTGACGATGGCTCCTTCAGTGATAACCTTTTCCCAGAGGACATTGTG AACCGAGACTGCGCTCAGCTGGGTCCGCCACCACAGGGTGAAGTGGTTCAGGTCCGATGGACGGATGGTCTTGTCTATGGAGCCAAATTCGTGGCAGCTCATGTCATTCAGATGTACCAG GTGGAGTTTGAGGACGGATCGCAGCTGACTACTAAGAGAGATGACGTCTACACCCTAGATGAAGAGCTGCCCAAGAGGGTCAAATCTCGTCTG TCCAAGGCCTCAGACATGCGTTTTGATGGGATGTTTGGAGAGAAGAAGGTTCAGGAGAGCAAGAGACAGCGAGTGATCAACTCCAGGTACAGAGGGGACTACATCGAACCCGTCATCTACCGAGCCATCATGGAGTAG